The Cohnella abietis genome has a segment encoding these proteins:
- a CDS encoding AraC family transcriptional regulator, whose translation MNKPATYRVVSNPVSFSAQQLTVLFAGESQTGPLHHIGPKVVDYYLLHHVTSGKGIFRTGDFEGELTAGDSFMIHPGQLFHYVSDEEDPWHYHWVAFAGSHSESLITEAGLGPAHPVVHSGTNESPGNYCQAIYEAFRERRSSASLAATGHLHLLFANLHEATVEETTSPLRPDSHSQELVRQVVGYLSTQYAEPVTIEGMAETLGYNRAYLSRLFKQNTSLSPITFLTKLRIDHGRRLLRERPELTIEQIASSVGFQDALYFSKQFRRWYNQSPTDYRVTVERASK comes from the coding sequence ATGAACAAACCTGCCACCTATCGCGTTGTTTCCAACCCTGTAAGCTTTAGCGCTCAGCAGCTAACCGTTCTTTTTGCTGGAGAAAGCCAAACAGGACCCCTTCATCACATTGGGCCTAAGGTCGTTGATTATTATTTGTTGCATCATGTGACTTCAGGAAAGGGAATATTCCGGACAGGAGATTTCGAAGGTGAGCTTACTGCAGGGGACAGCTTTATGATCCATCCCGGTCAGCTATTTCATTATGTGTCGGACGAGGAGGATCCCTGGCATTATCATTGGGTAGCATTTGCTGGTTCGCATTCGGAGTCTCTTATAACTGAAGCTGGGCTCGGTCCTGCACACCCGGTAGTCCACTCTGGAACCAACGAAAGTCCTGGAAATTACTGTCAGGCTATATATGAGGCTTTTCGTGAGCGTAGAAGCTCGGCCTCACTTGCTGCCACCGGTCATTTGCACTTATTGTTCGCGAATCTTCATGAGGCGACCGTAGAGGAAACGACTTCACCGCTACGCCCAGATTCACACAGCCAAGAGCTAGTGAGGCAGGTGGTTGGCTACTTGTCGACCCAATACGCTGAGCCCGTTACCATCGAAGGAATGGCTGAAACTCTCGGCTACAACCGCGCTTATCTATCTCGACTTTTCAAGCAAAATACGAGCCTCTCTCCGATTACCTTTCTTACAAAGCTAAGAATTGATCACGGTAGACGATTGCTTCGGGAACGACCAGAGCTAACAATCGAACAAATAGCTTCTTCCGTTGGTTTCCAAGACGCGCTTTATTTCTCTAAGCAATTCCGTCGTTGGTACAATCAATCACCTACAGATTATCGAGTAACGGTTGAACGAGCGTCGAAATAA
- a CDS encoding asparaginase, whose protein sequence is MSLDTINDVPLLVMKRGGQAENVHRGRISIVSAIDGQLVYSCGDVQAPAYVRSTAKPVQAMASLLDGTAQAYGYEERHLALMAASHRGSREQIATLEEILSLTGIDEEQLAIQPTLPVGRQARDEYIAAGGKPRKLLHTCAGKHLGVLAWCKLKGWPMEGYIHPDHPAQQAILSFIKSWAKAEKEQVTLGKDGCGFPVAAMPLWKLAFIYGRLANPDLAENQDEGAIARTITQAMNAYPNHVEGHNRLASLLLSDPNVVAKSGAHGVFVFGLRREKLGVSITVSDGAEIAWPHIVKAILKRTGGVSDFTMQKLDEVFPSEFLNDTKEIAGQWKALFE, encoded by the coding sequence ATGAGTTTAGATACAATTAATGATGTCCCCCTCCTGGTCATGAAAAGAGGCGGACAAGCGGAGAACGTCCATCGTGGAAGAATTAGCATTGTTTCGGCAATAGATGGTCAGTTGGTATATTCCTGTGGGGATGTTCAAGCTCCAGCATACGTTCGTTCAACTGCTAAACCGGTTCAAGCTATGGCATCCTTATTAGATGGGACTGCACAGGCGTATGGCTACGAGGAACGTCACCTTGCGCTTATGGCTGCATCCCATAGGGGAAGCCGTGAACAGATTGCGACGCTTGAGGAAATTCTGAGCTTGACAGGTATAGACGAAGAGCAGCTTGCGATTCAGCCGACCTTACCTGTTGGAAGGCAAGCCAGAGATGAATATATTGCTGCAGGAGGCAAGCCTCGCAAGCTGCTTCACACATGTGCAGGTAAGCATTTGGGTGTGCTCGCATGGTGTAAGCTGAAAGGGTGGCCAATGGAAGGGTATATCCATCCGGATCACCCGGCACAACAGGCAATACTGAGCTTCATAAAGTCATGGGCAAAGGCAGAAAAGGAGCAAGTCACACTTGGCAAGGATGGCTGTGGGTTTCCTGTTGCAGCGATGCCTTTGTGGAAATTGGCGTTCATTTATGGTCGATTAGCTAACCCAGATCTCGCTGAGAATCAGGACGAGGGCGCTATCGCCCGAACAATCACACAGGCAATGAATGCCTACCCCAATCATGTGGAAGGTCATAACCGTTTAGCAAGCCTACTGCTATCCGACCCGAACGTTGTTGCCAAGAGCGGTGCACACGGAGTGTTTGTTTTCGGATTACGCCGGGAGAAGTTAGGTGTATCAATCACCGTTTCAGATGGAGCTGAAATCGCATGGCCGCATATCGTGAAGGCTATCCTGAAGCGAACAGGTGGAGTATCCGATTTTACGATGCAGAAGCTAGACGAAGTTTTCCCTTCAGAGTTCCTTAATGATACGAAAGAAATTGCTGGGCAGTGGAAAGCGTTGTTTGAATAA
- a CDS encoding glycosyltransferase family 2 protein, whose translation MPKPCFLSVVVPMYNEEEVIEVTYRRLKAVLDTLGETYEIVFVNDGSRDKTSDIVRAMCEADSTVKLVEFSRNFGHQIAVTAGMDHSSGRTVVLIDADLQDPPELIVDMVARWREGFDVVYGKRIERKGESWFKKLTAAMFYRLLRSMTSVNIPVDTGDFRLMDRKVCDALSSMRERSRFIRGMVSWAGFKQTSVDYVRDERFAGETKYPLRKMLRLSLDAMTSFSTKPLKIAGILGFVLSAVGFVYLFVVLYQHFFTNSTQQGWTSMVAISLLFHGITLSLLGVLGEYIGRTYEETKRRPLYLVSEAINFSGDEPEATREKQGIRVTEGLHS comes from the coding sequence GTGCCGAAGCCATGCTTTCTTTCTGTTGTAGTGCCCATGTACAACGAAGAAGAGGTTATTGAAGTAACGTATCGCCGGCTTAAGGCTGTTCTAGATACGCTTGGTGAAACCTATGAGATTGTGTTCGTTAACGATGGAAGTCGGGATAAGACCTCTGATATTGTACGGGCTATGTGTGAAGCGGATTCTACGGTTAAGCTAGTGGAGTTTTCTCGTAATTTTGGTCATCAGATTGCAGTTACTGCGGGTATGGATCATTCGAGCGGAAGAACAGTCGTACTCATTGATGCGGATTTGCAGGATCCTCCTGAGCTGATCGTTGATATGGTCGCCCGTTGGCGTGAAGGCTTTGACGTCGTATACGGTAAACGAATAGAGCGTAAAGGGGAGTCTTGGTTTAAAAAGCTAACAGCGGCTATGTTCTACCGGCTTCTGCGTTCTATGACTTCCGTTAACATTCCCGTAGATACTGGCGATTTCCGACTGATGGATCGTAAGGTATGCGATGCTCTGTCTTCGATGCGTGAACGAAGCCGTTTTATCCGGGGGATGGTCAGCTGGGCGGGGTTTAAGCAAACCTCGGTTGACTATGTCCGTGATGAACGTTTTGCTGGAGAGACGAAGTATCCACTACGTAAAATGCTCAGGTTATCTTTGGACGCCATGACTTCATTCTCTACCAAGCCGCTCAAAATTGCCGGTATTCTTGGTTTTGTTTTATCAGCGGTCGGATTCGTTTATTTGTTTGTTGTCTTGTATCAGCATTTTTTCACAAATTCAACGCAACAGGGCTGGACTTCGATGGTCGCAATCAGCCTACTGTTCCATGGCATTACACTTTCCTTGCTAGGGGTACTCGGGGAGTATATTGGTCGTACTTATGAGGAGACGAAGAGACGACCGCTTTACCTTGTGTCTGAAGCGATCAACTTCTCCGGGGATGAGCCTGAAGCTACACGGGAAAAGCAAGGGATTAGGGTTACTGAAGGCTTACACAGTTAA
- a CDS encoding glycosyltransferase family 39 protein has protein sequence MDFRDDVRTVSPMQWGSNSVRNQEDRQWRPLDIVLVILLTVIAALMTFTDLGNRTAPQTFWMPDKVGETFTADFGELRKVDRINLYEGPGAKGNTKIESSKDGQTWDLYLDVEHKTNRVFTWKLDEKTVEARYMRFTTVQKGYRLYEAAFFTKDVTKPIQVMDIQLGANNSTTSEGSGLEVFDEQQWAPYRPDYRNGMYFDEIYHGRTAYEFVKLMEPYENTHPPLGKVILALGVKMFDMTPYGWRFMAGVFGTLMVPIFYAAAKGMFARTRYAFLATLLLVLEGFHLVHSRSSNVDIIGVTFTIIMFYAMYRYGEMAWRNGGFRRSFGYLALSGFFFGAAAAVKWNYLYGGAGLAILLVFALVRRWREARSDGDYDFVRRMILTLMSCIILFVAIPVTVYSVSYIPYIKATKAEDSYKDLWKYQKNMYDYHKGVKEDHPYASKWYTWPVMLRPVWYYGGKDLEKGEAQSIAAIGNPLIWWGGLLALLASWWLGFRRRDRVVLTLAVAYLSFYVPWMVAPRSITFLYHYFPMVPLIILSIVWMLRWFEENYRNGRRFTLIFISAAAALFIWFYPIYTGMTISREWMNIAIRWLPSWGF, from the coding sequence ATGGATTTCAGAGATGACGTCAGAACTGTATCACCAATGCAATGGGGATCAAATTCCGTTCGAAACCAAGAGGATCGACAATGGCGACCGCTTGATATTGTATTGGTCATTTTATTAACCGTAATAGCAGCTTTAATGACTTTTACCGATCTTGGAAATCGGACAGCTCCACAAACATTTTGGATGCCTGATAAGGTGGGGGAAACCTTCACTGCGGACTTCGGGGAGCTTAGGAAAGTAGATCGCATAAATCTATATGAAGGTCCAGGAGCTAAGGGGAACACCAAGATCGAATCGTCGAAGGATGGACAGACTTGGGATCTCTATTTAGATGTAGAACATAAAACAAATCGCGTCTTCACATGGAAGCTTGATGAAAAAACGGTAGAAGCACGTTACATGCGGTTCACTACCGTACAAAAAGGTTATCGTCTTTATGAAGCAGCCTTTTTCACGAAAGATGTCACTAAGCCAATTCAGGTTATGGATATCCAATTAGGCGCTAACAATTCAACTACTTCTGAAGGTAGCGGCTTAGAGGTGTTCGATGAGCAGCAGTGGGCACCCTACCGTCCAGATTATCGTAATGGGATGTACTTCGATGAAATCTATCATGGACGCACCGCCTACGAATTTGTCAAGCTGATGGAGCCGTATGAGAATACGCATCCTCCTTTGGGTAAAGTCATTCTTGCTTTAGGTGTTAAAATGTTCGATATGACGCCTTACGGATGGCGGTTCATGGCTGGTGTGTTCGGTACATTGATGGTGCCGATTTTCTACGCAGCTGCGAAAGGAATGTTCGCTCGAACAAGATATGCTTTTCTTGCTACGCTCTTACTCGTGCTAGAGGGCTTCCACCTTGTACATTCTCGTTCATCTAACGTGGATATTATAGGCGTAACCTTTACTATCATTATGTTTTACGCCATGTACCGATATGGTGAGATGGCTTGGCGCAACGGGGGATTCCGGCGAAGCTTCGGCTATCTCGCGCTCAGCGGCTTTTTCTTTGGAGCGGCAGCAGCTGTTAAATGGAACTACCTTTACGGAGGAGCCGGACTGGCTATACTGTTAGTGTTTGCACTTGTTCGTCGCTGGCGAGAGGCAAGAAGCGATGGGGATTATGATTTCGTTCGTCGTATGATCCTTACACTGATGTCATGTATTATTCTATTTGTCGCAATCCCTGTTACCGTATATTCTGTGTCCTATATCCCTTATATTAAGGCGACTAAAGCCGAAGATAGCTACAAGGATCTCTGGAAATATCAGAAAAACATGTACGACTATCATAAAGGGGTTAAAGAAGACCATCCATATGCTTCAAAGTGGTACACATGGCCAGTAATGCTGCGACCAGTGTGGTACTATGGCGGCAAGGATTTGGAGAAAGGTGAAGCCCAGAGCATCGCAGCTATAGGAAACCCTCTTATTTGGTGGGGCGGATTACTAGCATTACTTGCATCATGGTGGCTTGGATTCCGTCGAAGGGATAGGGTTGTACTTACATTGGCGGTCGCTTACTTATCCTTCTATGTACCATGGATGGTAGCTCCACGAAGTATTACGTTTCTTTATCACTATTTTCCGATGGTTCCGTTAATTATCCTGTCTATTGTTTGGATGCTTCGCTGGTTCGAGGAGAATTACCGCAACGGTCGAAGGTTCACGCTAATTTTCATTAGTGCGGCTGCAGCGCTTTTCATATGGTTCTATCCGATTTACACAGGAATGACCATAAGTCGTGAATGGATGAATATAGCAATCAGATGGTTGCCAAGCTGGGGTTTCTAG
- a CDS encoding YtxH domain-containing protein: MAQSNGTLKGVLIGGVIGAAAALLLAPKSGRELRGDIRDRYTDVQDRTKQMIADASNKTQEMVKQVGQQASNVVDKTRSAVATAKEEVQSWKDEHKADATDQAKNEQKVN; the protein is encoded by the coding sequence ATGGCTCAATCAAACGGAACGTTAAAAGGTGTTTTAATAGGTGGAGTTATCGGTGCGGCGGCTGCTTTGCTACTCGCTCCCAAATCAGGACGCGAATTACGCGGAGATATCCGTGACCGTTATACGGATGTGCAGGATCGCACCAAACAAATGATAGCCGACGCAAGCAATAAAACTCAAGAAATGGTCAAGCAGGTGGGGCAGCAAGCTTCTAATGTCGTTGATAAAACGCGCTCAGCCGTTGCAACCGCTAAAGAAGAGGTTCAATCTTGGAAAGATGAACATAAAGCAGATGCAACAGATCAGGCAAAGAACGAGCAGAAAGTGAATTAA
- a CDS encoding sigma-70 family RNA polymerase sigma factor, which yields MSLSPSARLPDDAIAMLLEYQQTLCKDLAEILIRNYEPMVKMAANKMSRNRPDLYDDLFQVGQMAMFRLLKQFDPALGMPFEPYAMKSIIGHMKNYLRDKSWYIQVPRRIKEKGLAVQQAIDELMSKLERSPNIDEIAEHLGLDTEETLEILAGRDLYHYVSLDTPISDEDNTATLGELIGSPADDFQTLERKLDLQAAMDHLKPEERQVLLLVFESGLSQRAIADELGVSQMSISRIQKRGIDKLKLLVQEVEEESG from the coding sequence ATGAGTCTATCCCCTTCCGCGCGTTTGCCCGACGACGCGATTGCGATGTTGCTTGAATATCAGCAAACGCTATGTAAAGATCTAGCTGAAATACTGATCCGTAACTATGAACCAATGGTCAAGATGGCAGCAAACAAAATGTCGCGTAATCGTCCGGATTTATACGATGATCTTTTTCAAGTAGGGCAAATGGCTATGTTTCGGTTACTTAAGCAATTTGATCCAGCATTGGGAATGCCCTTCGAGCCCTACGCAATGAAGAGCATTATCGGACATATGAAAAACTATTTAAGGGACAAATCCTGGTATATCCAAGTTCCCCGTAGAATTAAAGAAAAAGGACTTGCTGTGCAGCAAGCAATTGATGAGCTAATGAGCAAACTAGAGCGATCTCCTAATATTGATGAGATAGCCGAGCATCTTGGTCTAGATACAGAGGAAACACTTGAAATATTAGCTGGTCGTGACTTATATCATTACGTTTCATTGGACACGCCGATTTCTGATGAAGATAATACTGCTACGCTCGGGGAATTAATCGGTAGTCCCGCAGACGATTTCCAGACATTGGAGAGAAAGCTTGATCTACAGGCTGCTATGGACCATCTGAAGCCTGAGGAGCGGCAAGTACTTCTGCTCGTATTCGAAAGTGGATTATCCCAAAGGGCCATAGCCGATGAGCTAGGGGTTTCCCAAATGAGTATATCTCGGATACAGAAACGGGGCATCGATAAATTAAAGCTTTTGGTCCAGGAGGTAGAGGAAGAGTCTGGATAA